Proteins encoded by one window of Pirellulales bacterium:
- a CDS encoding ATP-binding cassette domain-containing protein: MPEALRITDLHVSVGGKPILKGVNLEIRRGEVHALMGPNGSGKSTLGYAIMGHPGYEVTN, translated from the coding sequence ATGCCCGAAGCTTTGCGTATTACCGATTTGCACGTATCCGTCGGCGGCAAGCCGATTCTTAAAGGCGTGAACTTGGAAATTCGTCGCGGGGAAGTTCACGCCCTGATGGGACCCAACGGTTCCGGCAAAAGCACGCTGGGTTACGCCATCATGGGTCATCCTGGTTACGAAGTGACCAAT
- a CDS encoding NADH-quinone oxidoreductase subunit B family protein: MTQPWIEGRFEENVVTTTVEQAINWARQSSIWPLTFGLACCAIEMMATGASRFDMDRFGAGAFRATPRQADLMIVAGTVTYKMASRVRRLYNMMPDPKFVIAMGACTTGGGPYFKWGYHVVKGVDLVVPVDVYVPGCPPRPEALLEGLMRIQDKIKGHKLTRKHAPELSFAALGEKNEDELPLPHHSGYVQAPEDIPPLYDHQKITG, encoded by the coding sequence ATGACGCAACCTTGGATTGAAGGGCGATTTGAAGAAAACGTGGTCACCACCACGGTGGAGCAGGCCATTAACTGGGCCCGCCAATCCAGCATTTGGCCGCTCACGTTTGGTCTGGCCTGCTGCGCCATAGAAATGATGGCCACCGGCGCCAGCCGGTTCGATATGGATCGCTTCGGCGCCGGCGCTTTTCGCGCCACGCCACGGCAGGCTGATTTGATGATTGTCGCTGGCACGGTCACTTACAAAATGGCCAGCCGTGTGCGCCGCTTGTACAACATGATGCCGGATCCCAAATTCGTCATCGCCATGGGCGCTTGCACCACCGGCGGCGGACCGTACTTCAAATGGGGTTATCACGTCGTGAAAGGAGTCGACCTGGTAGTTCCTGTCGATGTCTACGTTCCCGGTTGCCCTCCTCGGCCGGAAGCACTTTTGGAAGGTTTAATGCGAATTCAAGACAAGATCAAAGGACACAAACTTACGCGGAAGCACGCACCGGAACTCAGCTTTGCCGCCCTGGGCGAAAAGAATGAAGACGAATTGCCCTTGCCGCACCACAGCGGTTACGTCCAAGCCCCGGAAGACATTCCGCCACTATACGATCACCAAAAAATCACCGGATAA
- a CDS encoding winged helix-turn-helix transcriptional regulator produces MENRVSNSDRGLINLLQQQGPLGIPEIMAALHVTATAVRQRLMRLMNQGLIQRETAKPLRGRPSHRYLLTEKGRRQTAHNFPDLTIALWREVRAVKDTATRRGLLERLAKTMAEMYQGEVQGDNTQQRMQSISALMAERNLPFAVEFPTEAGKSNPLPVLTAHACPYPELAEQDRGICAVEKMLFTELLGENVRLSDCRLDGATCCRFETN; encoded by the coding sequence GTGGAAAATCGTGTTTCCAACTCCGATCGTGGCCTAATTAACCTGCTTCAGCAGCAGGGCCCGCTCGGAATTCCCGAAATCATGGCCGCTTTGCACGTCACCGCCACGGCGGTGCGGCAAAGACTTATGCGGCTCATGAATCAAGGTTTGATTCAACGGGAAACGGCCAAGCCGCTCCGGGGTCGACCCAGCCATCGGTATTTGCTCACCGAAAAGGGTCGTCGTCAAACCGCCCACAATTTTCCCGATTTGACGATTGCTTTGTGGCGGGAAGTGCGTGCAGTGAAAGATACCGCCACTCGCCGCGGCTTATTGGAGCGCCTCGCCAAAACCATGGCCGAGATGTATCAGGGTGAGGTTCAGGGAGACAACACGCAGCAGCGAATGCAAAGCATTTCAGCGCTCATGGCCGAGCGCAATTTGCCCTTCGCCGTGGAATTTCCGACCGAGGCGGGCAAATCGAATCCGCTTCCCGTGCTAACGGCCCATGCTTGCCCGTACCCCGAATTGGCCGAGCAAGACCGGGGTATTTGTGCAGTCGAAAAAATGTTGTTTACCGAGTTGTTGGGAGAAAATGTTCGGCTTAGCGATTGTCGCTTGGATGGCGCCACTTGCTGCCGGTTTGAAACAAATTAA
- a CDS encoding tRNA-dihydrouridine synthase gives MTLAPPAPDESSIAALPEIRPLRIGPLLVEPPLLQAPMAGFTNYAYRQVVREFGGVGLQATEMVSARAFSWMNQQELPEAPDRLWGVAEEPRPLAVQMWDNDPETLAAVGHRLAREYQVSVVDINFGCPVKDVAQRAHSGSYLLRDPERVGRIVQRVVEACYPTPVTAKIRLGCTRDNITAIEIATTIESAGAAALTVHGRTAQDFFKGHADWERIASIKPHLKRMPLIGNGDLDSPQAVLHAFQNYDVDGVMIARAALGKPWLFRQCAAALRGEPIPPDPTPGEEHALLDHHYQLVCQRFGPERGTVLMRKFACCYAQGRRGARDFRASVARVSTPAEFHAAVELYFPRY, from the coding sequence ATGACCTTGGCTCCCCCCGCGCCAGACGAATCTTCGATCGCCGCGTTACCGGAAATTCGCCCGCTGCGAATCGGGCCCCTGCTTGTCGAGCCGCCTCTGTTGCAGGCTCCGATGGCCGGCTTTACCAATTATGCCTACCGACAAGTGGTGCGCGAATTTGGCGGCGTTGGCCTGCAGGCGACCGAAATGGTTTCGGCCCGCGCTTTTTCGTGGATGAATCAACAAGAATTGCCCGAGGCCCCCGATCGGTTATGGGGCGTGGCCGAGGAGCCCCGCCCGCTGGCCGTGCAAATGTGGGATAACGATCCAGAAACGTTGGCCGCCGTCGGTCATCGCCTGGCACGCGAATACCAGGTGAGCGTGGTCGATATTAACTTCGGTTGCCCGGTAAAAGACGTCGCCCAGCGCGCTCACAGCGGATCGTATTTGCTGCGCGATCCAGAGCGAGTAGGCCGGATTGTGCAGCGCGTGGTGGAAGCATGCTATCCCACGCCGGTAACCGCCAAAATTCGCTTGGGTTGCACGCGCGATAACATCACAGCCATCGAAATTGCCACGACGATCGAATCGGCCGGCGCCGCGGCACTTACCGTGCATGGCCGCACCGCGCAAGATTTTTTCAAAGGCCATGCCGATTGGGAGCGAATTGCCTCGATCAAGCCGCATCTCAAGCGGATGCCGCTAATTGGCAATGGCGATTTGGATTCACCCCAGGCAGTGCTGCATGCTTTTCAAAACTACGACGTCGATGGCGTGATGATTGCCCGAGCCGCCTTGGGTAAACCGTGGCTGTTTCGGCAATGTGCGGCGGCTTTGCGCGGCGAGCCAATTCCGCCGGACCCAACGCCAGGCGAAGAGCATGCACTGCTGGATCATCATTATCAATTGGTTTGCCAACGGTTCGGCCCCGAGCGTGGCACCGTTTTGATGCGAAAATTCGCCTGCTGCTACGCCCAAGGCCGGCGCGGCGCGCGCGATTTCCGCGCCAGCGTCGCCCGGGTTTCTACCCCGGCGGAATTCCACGCTGCGGTGGAGCTTTATTTCCCGCGGTACTAA
- a CDS encoding thioesterase family protein, with protein sequence MKSSLVPGLKAEVRHRVVSQELLSAIFSDAPPVFATPFLLGLMEQASALAIYPHLDAGEASVGYDFEFKHLAPTAVGDTVIATAEITAIDKNMVTLNIEARDQTEVVSRGTHVRAIIDMERFLKRVKRKAPA encoded by the coding sequence ATGAAATCGTCCCTTGTTCCCGGATTGAAAGCAGAAGTGCGGCACCGGGTCGTTTCCCAGGAGTTGCTGAGTGCAATTTTTTCCGATGCGCCCCCCGTATTTGCCACGCCGTTTTTATTGGGGCTGATGGAACAAGCCTCGGCGCTAGCTATTTATCCGCATTTGGATGCTGGCGAAGCCTCGGTTGGTTACGACTTCGAGTTCAAGCATCTGGCTCCCACCGCGGTCGGCGACACCGTCATTGCCACGGCGGAAATTACCGCCATCGACAAGAACATGGTCACGCTGAACATTGAAGCCCGCGATCAAACCGAAGTGGTCAGCCGGGGCACGCACGTACGGGCCATCATTGATATGGAACGATTTTTGAAGCGCGTGAAGCGGAAGGCGCCGGCATAG
- a CDS encoding kelch repeat-containing protein has protein sequence MTKRKHVRRWASENRGANLRPRRTYFESLEDRRVLTWVAAPPATIAVPKVFTAVKLNASSSATGNAAISNSEIDYYSFTAGISGNYVVSATTPSSNLNSVLGVFSATGARLKYINDISSSNFDSRLAISLIAGTHYFVGITNNSGSPQGSYTWTINGPGTAFPDDPEEKVTGGLLNGQTVNSTNNNSVVFGFSNGQPIINTDLAYNLGILNTAKTLSNLALVDGDDWYKFTITSTGTATESVSIAFQQLQGDLELELWSLAGSAISPSKPIKPIATSTGIGNSESIPLLGLAAGTYYVHVYGYLGTINPSYNLTVTLPVIPTWQKIAATNAKTGPTSIQAMVLLSDGSVLAQGGNGVASTAWYKLTPDAAGNFSDGTWTVLAPDPVARLGASTDVLQNGDVLIYGGADADMTDPAATEIYDAVANTWTQVGDFPETFIGQNPSEVLPDGTVLAGSATTNATYLFDPATGTWSPTAGSMEFTGAPSAGGSTTSPVYPFVQSGDSWMKLANGDVLSYDAVVGGSDNFLVAEIYDPTTQTWTDASTLSTIKPAAPLATFNQLGFVGPAFLLPNGQAFMFGADGATAYFDPTANSGAGAWTAGPAEPERLINTITTPLVATGNPGVVLPNGDILITLSPEGTVNYTFDPMTFDLTGAKYTSPPPTFLYELNTTTKVFTDVTPTSLPIANANRFNMVDLPTGQVLIGGPGTLQIYTPTVSTIQNSLRPVVQSVVDNMDGTFTVTGLQLTGMSDGSSSGDITANASNYPIVRLTNVVTGLVYYARSFNWSSSGVQTGATTETADFTLPSGMPAGTYNLVVVANGIASNPFEFDQAVAVAVVINPLAHSNASSGSVTMMNSSPGVSSTIITGTLNLSTAPVGATSGSITLSGSLTHTVATTSTATAVSSSSLKPALIDALMPHWGTV, from the coding sequence ATGACCAAGCGTAAGCATGTGCGTCGTTGGGCATCGGAAAATCGTGGCGCCAACTTGCGGCCCCGGCGCACCTATTTCGAATCGCTGGAAGATCGCCGAGTGCTAACGTGGGTTGCAGCGCCGCCGGCCACCATTGCGGTTCCGAAGGTCTTTACGGCCGTGAAGCTGAATGCTTCCAGCAGCGCCACGGGAAACGCTGCTATCTCCAACAGCGAGATCGATTATTACTCTTTCACCGCCGGCATCAGCGGCAATTACGTTGTCTCGGCCACCACGCCCAGCAGTAATTTGAATTCCGTGTTGGGCGTTTTTTCCGCCACGGGAGCCAGGCTCAAGTACATTAATGACATTTCGTCCAGCAATTTTGACAGCCGCTTGGCGATTAGCTTGATCGCCGGCACGCATTATTTCGTTGGAATCACCAACAATTCCGGCTCGCCCCAAGGAAGTTATACGTGGACAATCAACGGTCCTGGAACCGCCTTCCCGGACGATCCGGAAGAAAAGGTCACGGGCGGGTTGCTCAACGGTCAAACCGTCAATTCCACGAACAATAATTCCGTCGTCTTTGGTTTCAGCAACGGCCAGCCGATAATCAATACCGATTTGGCGTACAACCTGGGTATTCTGAACACGGCCAAAACGTTGAGCAATTTAGCGCTTGTAGATGGCGACGACTGGTATAAATTCACCATCACGTCCACCGGCACGGCCACGGAATCGGTTTCCATCGCCTTTCAGCAATTGCAAGGTGATTTGGAACTTGAGCTGTGGAGCTTAGCCGGTTCGGCCATTAGCCCCAGCAAGCCCATCAAGCCCATTGCCACCTCCACGGGCATTGGCAATAGCGAATCGATTCCGCTGCTGGGTTTGGCGGCTGGAACGTATTACGTTCACGTCTACGGTTACTTGGGCACCATCAATCCCAGTTACAACTTGACCGTTACGTTGCCGGTCATTCCCACCTGGCAAAAAATCGCGGCCACAAACGCCAAAACGGGTCCCACCAGTATTCAAGCCATGGTGCTGTTGTCTGATGGCTCCGTGCTGGCGCAAGGAGGCAATGGCGTGGCCAGCACAGCGTGGTACAAGCTCACTCCCGACGCTGCTGGGAATTTTTCCGATGGAACCTGGACCGTGCTTGCGCCTGACCCTGTGGCACGCCTGGGCGCTTCCACCGACGTGCTGCAAAACGGCGACGTGCTAATCTATGGCGGCGCCGATGCCGACATGACCGACCCGGCTGCCACGGAAATTTATGACGCTGTGGCGAACACTTGGACGCAGGTGGGCGATTTTCCAGAAACCTTCATCGGCCAGAACCCGTCCGAAGTGCTGCCCGATGGAACCGTGCTGGCCGGCTCAGCCACAACCAATGCCACCTATTTGTTCGATCCGGCCACCGGCACGTGGAGTCCCACCGCCGGCAGCATGGAATTTACCGGAGCTCCCAGCGCTGGCGGTTCGACCACTTCGCCGGTTTATCCATTCGTGCAAAGCGGCGATTCTTGGATGAAATTGGCCAATGGCGATGTGCTGTCGTACGATGCCGTGGTCGGCGGCTCCGATAACTTCTTGGTCGCAGAAATCTACGATCCGACAACCCAGACGTGGACCGATGCCAGCACGCTCAGCACCATCAAGCCGGCCGCGCCGCTAGCCACGTTCAATCAACTTGGCTTTGTTGGGCCCGCCTTCCTGCTTCCCAATGGGCAAGCCTTTATGTTCGGGGCCGATGGAGCCACCGCCTATTTCGATCCCACGGCCAACAGTGGCGCCGGCGCATGGACTGCCGGTCCCGCCGAGCCCGAACGGCTGATTAATACGATCACCACTCCGTTGGTCGCCACCGGCAATCCTGGCGTTGTCCTGCCCAACGGTGATATTCTGATCACATTGTCTCCCGAGGGGACGGTCAATTACACGTTCGATCCGATGACGTTCGATCTTACGGGAGCAAAATACACGTCTCCCCCGCCAACATTTCTGTACGAACTTAACACCACGACCAAGGTGTTCACGGATGTAACTCCCACGTCGCTGCCCATTGCCAATGCCAACCGCTTCAACATGGTGGATTTGCCCACGGGCCAGGTGCTGATTGGTGGACCGGGCACGTTGCAAATTTATACGCCGACCGTTAGCACCATTCAAAATAGTTTGCGTCCCGTCGTCCAAAGTGTTGTCGATAATATGGACGGCACCTTTACCGTGACCGGTCTGCAATTGACGGGCATGTCCGACGGTTCTTCGTCGGGCGATATTACCGCCAACGCCAGCAATTATCCCATCGTTCGCTTGACGAATGTGGTCACCGGCCTGGTGTATTATGCCCGCAGCTTTAATTGGAGTTCTTCGGGCGTGCAAACCGGCGCAACCACGGAGACGGCCGATTTCACATTGCCTTCGGGAATGCCGGCGGGCACGTACAACCTGGTTGTGGTTGCCAATGGCATCGCTTCCAATCCTTTCGAGTTCGATCAGGCGGTAGCCGTCGCGGTGGTCATCAATCCGCTGGCGCACAGTAACGCATCGAGCGGATCGGTTACGATGATGAATTCCTCTCCAGGCGTTTCCAGCACAATCATTACCGGCACTTTGAACCTCAGTACCGCACCGGTGGGCGCGACGTCTGGCAGCATCACTTTGTCCGGTAGCCTGACGCATACGGTCGCTACGACAAGCACGGCTACTGCTGTTAGTTCTTCTTCTCTGAAGCCGGCATTAATTGATGCGTTAATGCCCCATTGGGGCACGGTTTAG